A window of Longimicrobiales bacterium genomic DNA:
GACCGAGGAGATGGTCGCCATTGCCAAGGCACTCGGTGAGAACAACGGCCTGGTGCAGAACGTTCTTGAATACTCAAGATTCGAATCCGAAATGAAAATCCTTCGCGAGCAAGCGCTGGCGGCCAACACCCGCGCCATCTTCACCGCACCCCATGTTCCCGGTCCCGATGGCAAGGCGAATGCATATGCGGATCACGTGGAGGGGATGCGAGCCGAGGGCTTGGATGTCACGGCCTTGACCTTGCCGCGCTCGGGCGGGTTCTTGTCGGGTCTCAAAACCAACATCATGATCATGCCGCCCGACACATTCGTTCCCGGCTCCATGACAGCAGCATGGCGCGAACTCGTCAAGCTCGGCTTCGAAGATCGTCTCGAAGCCATTCGAGACGATGAAACGCGAGCGAAACTGATCGAAGAAGCCAAGCAGTCAAAGTTCGTCGACATGTTTGCGCCAAGCTTCTTTTCCCTGGGCGATGGGGAAGCGCCGACTTACGACAAGGACCAAAGCGAAAATCTTCCCGCACTCGCCAAGGCCGCAGGAGAACATCCATCGGAAACCTGGCTGCGAACCATGGATGAAAGCGATGGCGAGGCACTCTTTCATGTCCGCTTCTTTAATCACGACTACACAGCCGTCGAAGAGTTTCTCCAGAACGATTGGGTATTGCCGAGCCTCGGCGATGCGGGAGCGCATCTCACCCAAATCATCGACGCCGGCTGGCCGACCTTCATGCTTTCGCATTGGTATCGTAAGAAGGGCACCTTCAGTTTGGCCGAAACGGTTCGCCTGCTGACGAGCGCACAAGCCCGCATTCTAGGATTTAGCGATCGAGGCACCCTGGCGGTCGGCATGCGAGCCGATGTCAATGTGATCAACACCGACGTCGTCGTGGAAGGACAGCCCACGCTGGTGACCGACTTCCCGGGCGGCGTGCCGCGCTTGATTCAGAAGGCGCAGGGCTACCGTGCGACGATCTGCAATGGGAGTGTGATCGTGTCCGAGGGCGAGCTTACCGGCGAGCGAGCCGGCCAGGTGCTGCGGAACAACGCCTGAAACGGGACGGGTAATAAAACCGCCCAGCTGACACATGGCCGAGGTGTCGCCCTACCCCCGGGGCCTGCTTCGAGCTTGCGTTCCGCCGGGCGACTGCGCTTGGCCGAAGATCCGCTCGGCGGATCCAGACGGAAGAACCATGTGTCCGAGCTCTCGTCGGGGCTGCCGCCGTGCGTCCTCTTGCCCTGTTCCTTTAGTCGGGCTCCCAGCG
This region includes:
- a CDS encoding amidohydrolase family protein, with the translated sequence RTYVMGDRGVDEEPTPDEIEQMAALVGKSVAEGAVGFSSSRLLAHRMPDGRSIPGTFAKTEEMVAIAKALGENNGLVQNVLEYSRFESEMKILREQALAANTRAIFTAPHVPGPDGKANAYADHVEGMRAEGLDVTALTLPRSGGFLSGLKTNIMIMPPDTFVPGSMTAAWRELVKLGFEDRLEAIRDDETRAKLIEEAKQSKFVDMFAPSFFSLGDGEAPTYDKDQSENLPALAKAAGEHPSETWLRTMDESDGEALFHVRFFNHDYTAVEEFLQNDWVLPSLGDAGAHLTQIIDAGWPTFMLSHWYRKKGTFSLAETVRLLTSAQARILGFSDRGTLAVGMRADVNVINTDVVVEGQPTLVTDFPGGVPRLIQKAQGYRATICNGSVIVSEGELTGERAGQVLRNNA